One window of the Archangium primigenium genome contains the following:
- a CDS encoding DUF3108 domain-containing protein, giving the protein MHTQRKAMLTGMMLGLLGSGVALAQGNSPSAFGPGEQASYRVQYLGLTAGTAQVTVGAPMRQWGKDVWPIVSLARSEAVAGVWPVKDKYVSYWDYNTSRVLGSDMMEDQNHKRRRVRVKLNDDGKSAMVVRQKEGEAPAEKQMDVLEGALDVAGATFALRNRDLEVGREYAYPVFTGSKSFHMKARVEAKEVLSTSKGKQEVYRLRVYTEFSGNLASKRDLVAWLTTDARHLPVRLEAELALGSLVAELTEYQQGKVVTPAPAVTAQNEY; this is encoded by the coding sequence ATGCACACGCAGCGCAAGGCGATGTTGACCGGAATGATGTTGGGCCTCCTGGGGTCGGGGGTGGCTCTGGCACAAGGCAACTCGCCCTCCGCGTTTGGTCCCGGGGAGCAGGCCAGCTACCGCGTGCAGTACCTGGGGCTCACCGCGGGCACGGCCCAGGTGACCGTGGGCGCGCCCATGCGCCAGTGGGGCAAGGACGTGTGGCCCATCGTCTCCCTGGCGCGCTCGGAGGCCGTGGCGGGCGTGTGGCCCGTGAAGGACAAGTACGTGTCGTACTGGGACTACAACACGTCGCGGGTGCTCGGCTCGGACATGATGGAGGACCAGAACCACAAGCGCCGCCGCGTGCGCGTGAAGCTCAACGACGACGGCAAGAGCGCGATGGTGGTGCGGCAGAAGGAAGGCGAGGCGCCCGCGGAGAAGCAGATGGACGTGCTGGAGGGCGCGCTCGACGTGGCGGGCGCCACCTTCGCGCTGCGCAACCGCGACCTGGAGGTGGGCCGGGAGTACGCCTACCCCGTCTTCACCGGCTCCAAGAGCTTCCACATGAAGGCGCGGGTGGAGGCCAAGGAGGTGCTCTCCACGAGCAAGGGCAAGCAGGAGGTGTACCGGCTGCGCGTGTACACCGAGTTCTCCGGCAACCTGGCCTCCAAGCGCGACCTGGTGGCGTGGCTGACGACGGATGCGCGGCACCTGCCCGTGCGGCTGGAGGCGGAGCTCGCCCTGGGCTCGCTCGTGGCGGAGTTGACGGAGTACCAGCAGGGCAAGGTCGTCACGCCAGCGCCGGCGGTGACGGCCCAGAACGAATACTAG
- a CDS encoding YggS family pyridoxal phosphate-dependent enzyme — MSPLAERLAAVRARMEAACARAGRAPDSVTLVAVSKLKPGALIREAYAAGQRDFGENYAQELRDKAVELADLEGVRWHAIGPLQTNKVKYVAKVAHAYHALERLEVAQELSRRRLEAPLPCQVEVNVGGEASKSGLAPEALGPFLDAVRALPGLRVEGLMTLPPPTEHEDEARGYFRALRELARTHGLAGLSMGTTHDFELAIEEGATLVRVGTALFGERA, encoded by the coding sequence ATGAGCCCCCTGGCCGAGCGACTCGCCGCGGTGCGGGCCCGGATGGAGGCGGCGTGTGCCCGGGCGGGCCGGGCGCCTGACTCCGTCACGCTGGTGGCCGTGTCCAAGCTCAAGCCCGGGGCGCTCATCCGCGAGGCGTATGCCGCGGGGCAGCGCGACTTCGGGGAGAACTACGCCCAGGAGCTGCGCGACAAGGCCGTGGAGCTGGCGGACCTGGAGGGGGTGCGCTGGCACGCCATCGGGCCCCTGCAGACGAACAAGGTGAAGTACGTGGCGAAGGTGGCGCACGCCTACCACGCGCTGGAGCGGCTCGAGGTGGCCCAGGAGCTGTCGCGCCGCCGGCTGGAGGCGCCCCTGCCCTGTCAGGTGGAGGTGAACGTGGGCGGCGAGGCGAGCAAGAGTGGCCTCGCCCCGGAGGCCCTCGGCCCGTTCCTCGACGCCGTCCGGGCGCTGCCGGGCCTGCGGGTGGAGGGGCTCATGACGCTGCCGCCGCCCACGGAGCACGAGGACGAGGCCCGGGGTTACTTCCGCGCCCTGCGGGAGCTGGCCCGGACGCATGGCCTCGCGGGCCTGTCCATGGGCACCACGCACGACTTCGAGCTCGCCATCGAGGAGGGGGCCACCCTGGTGCGCGTGGGCACCGCCCTCTTCGGCGAGCGCGCGTGA
- a CDS encoding Maf family protein, with product MHTPVGQTQLVLASASPRRRELLGQLGLVFEVSAADIDETPTAGEEAGAYVLRLAREKARAVAARRPGAWVLAADTTVALDGMLLGKPQDEAEARGMLTRLSGRTHEVHTGVALVGARMTSVLVRTRVTFRSLGSEEIAWYAATGEPLDKAGSYAIQGKGGFLVASVEGSPTNVIGLPLGETLALLGQAGVPLPWSPR from the coding sequence ATGCACACACCAGTGGGTCAAACCCAGCTCGTTCTCGCCTCGGCCTCGCCGCGGCGGCGGGAGTTGCTCGGCCAGCTTGGCCTCGTCTTCGAGGTGTCGGCCGCGGACATCGACGAAACCCCCACGGCGGGCGAGGAGGCGGGAGCCTACGTGCTGCGGCTGGCGCGGGAGAAGGCCCGGGCCGTGGCCGCCCGGCGACCCGGCGCCTGGGTGCTGGCCGCCGACACCACCGTGGCGCTCGACGGCATGCTCCTCGGCAAACCCCAGGACGAGGCCGAGGCCCGGGGGATGCTCACGCGATTGTCGGGCAGGACACATGAGGTGCACACCGGCGTGGCGCTCGTCGGAGCGCGCATGACGTCCGTGCTGGTACGCACCCGCGTCACGTTCCGTTCCCTGGGTTCCGAGGAAATCGCCTGGTACGCGGCGACGGGGGAGCCCCTGGACAAGGCGGGCAGCTACGCCATCCAGGGCAAGGGGGGATTCCTGGTGGCCTCGGTGGAGGGCAGCCCCACCAACGTCATTGGCCTGCCGCTGGGGGAGACGCTGGCGCTGCTCGGCCAGGCCGGGGTGCCCCTGCCCTGGAGCCCGCGATGA
- a CDS encoding sensor domain-containing diguanylate cyclase has product MNPADLLAAMTRTVEQLAAYNDIAKALTSTLELREVLSLMMEKVRSLLRPRNWSLLLQDERTGKLYFEIAVGEGAEVLKGLQLAPGEGIAGTVFSTGAARLVADVSHDPAFAARFDAASTFRTRSIVAVPLIARGQVLGVIELVNGLSDRPFNQEDLMALTAIADFAAIAIENARNFRRVQELTIKDEHTGVYNARHLRAQLEHEVRRSQRFHHPVSLVFLDLDHFKSINDAHGHLVGSAVLREVGDLLMSCCRQLDYVFRYGGDEFALLLVETGTDGAVITATRIRDAFRNQRFQQAAELDLMVTASLGVATYPEHALSAVDLVRAADFAMYEAKARGRDDIRVAVPHMDRPAGVASRIGRK; this is encoded by the coding sequence ATGAATCCCGCGGACCTGCTCGCGGCCATGACGCGCACGGTGGAGCAGCTCGCCGCCTACAACGACATCGCCAAGGCGTTGACCTCCACGCTCGAACTGCGCGAGGTCCTCAGTTTGATGATGGAGAAGGTGCGCAGCCTGCTGCGGCCTCGGAACTGGTCCCTGCTGCTGCAGGACGAGCGGACGGGAAAGCTGTACTTCGAGATCGCCGTGGGGGAGGGGGCCGAGGTCCTCAAGGGCCTGCAGCTCGCTCCAGGCGAGGGCATCGCTGGCACGGTGTTCTCCACGGGCGCGGCGCGGCTGGTGGCGGACGTATCGCATGATCCGGCCTTCGCCGCCCGCTTCGATGCCGCCTCCACCTTCCGCACCCGCTCCATCGTGGCCGTGCCGCTCATCGCGCGCGGCCAGGTGCTGGGTGTCATCGAGCTGGTCAACGGGCTGTCGGATCGGCCCTTCAACCAGGAAGATTTGATGGCGCTCACGGCGATCGCGGACTTCGCGGCCATCGCCATCGAGAACGCGCGCAACTTCCGGCGGGTGCAGGAGCTCACCATCAAGGACGAGCACACGGGCGTCTACAACGCCCGCCACCTGCGCGCCCAGCTCGAGCACGAGGTGCGCCGCTCCCAGCGCTTCCACCACCCGGTGTCGCTCGTCTTCCTGGACCTGGATCACTTCAAGTCCATCAACGACGCGCACGGGCACCTGGTGGGCAGCGCCGTGCTGCGCGAGGTGGGCGATCTGCTCATGTCGTGCTGCCGCCAGCTCGACTACGTCTTTCGCTACGGCGGGGACGAGTTCGCCCTGCTGCTGGTGGAGACGGGCACGGACGGCGCGGTGATCACGGCCACGCGCATCCGCGATGCCTTCCGCAACCAGCGCTTCCAGCAGGCGGCGGAGCTGGACCTGATGGTGACGGCGAGCCTGGGCGTGGCCACCTACCCCGAGCACGCCCTGTCCGCGGTGGACCTGGTGCGGGCGGCGGACTTCGCCATGTACGAGGCCAAGGCCCGGGGCCGGGACGACATCCGGGTGGCCGTGCCCCACATGGACCGGCCCGCGGGCGTGGCGTCGCGCATCGGCCGGAAATGA
- a CDS encoding peptidylprolyl isomerase encodes MGSLDPRKVFSLLFIIAIAVVFTVQFGPGNNGFANTGGGAAPSAAAVVNGKEIPANEFLREYAGQLQYLRQQGQPITEAVARQFGLPKTVLDRLVNTELLSQAAAQHGVRASDEEILKILQRSPEFQKDGQFDYPTYTQVLRDYFRQTPADYEESLRKRLTAQKMLGVVQNGVVVSDDEVRTRFEKEGNQARVVFARFLPSMYADKVAAPTAAELAAFKQGHEKEIKEYYETNRFLYQQPERIRARQILVKLAPEATPEQKSQALARAQALRQELEGGKDFATVASASSEDPGTKASGGDLGWVERGNWDPALANAAFALEAGKVTEPVETRFGVHLVKVEEKKPAQDRTLEQVQDEIATSLYKKDKAQGTARAEADKALAAAKGGKTLATLFPPEKEGQPALLRFETETRPEAVQTDTFTAAASNIPHLGPAPDLVTAVFATKGPALLEQAYPVGEGFVIAQVTERQLPDDTKFAEKKTELRQQAEQAKQYEVADSFLKALRQSGKVETNPTVLDQAVGG; translated from the coding sequence ATGGGCTCTCTGGATCCGCGCAAGGTCTTCTCGCTCCTCTTCATCATCGCGATCGCGGTGGTGTTCACCGTCCAGTTCGGCCCGGGCAACAACGGGTTCGCCAACACGGGAGGGGGCGCGGCGCCCTCGGCCGCCGCGGTGGTCAACGGCAAGGAAATTCCCGCCAACGAGTTCCTGCGGGAGTACGCGGGTCAGCTCCAGTACCTGCGGCAGCAGGGCCAGCCCATCACCGAGGCGGTCGCCCGGCAGTTCGGCCTGCCCAAGACGGTGCTGGACCGGCTGGTGAACACCGAGCTGCTCTCCCAGGCCGCCGCCCAGCACGGGGTGCGCGCCTCGGACGAGGAGATCCTCAAGATCCTCCAGCGCAGCCCCGAGTTCCAGAAGGACGGCCAGTTCGACTACCCCACCTACACCCAGGTCCTGCGCGACTACTTCCGCCAGACCCCGGCGGACTACGAGGAGTCGCTGCGCAAGCGCCTGACCGCCCAGAAGATGCTGGGCGTGGTGCAGAACGGCGTGGTCGTCTCCGACGACGAGGTGCGCACCCGCTTCGAGAAGGAGGGCAACCAGGCCCGCGTGGTGTTCGCCCGCTTCCTGCCGAGCATGTACGCGGACAAGGTCGCCGCGCCCACCGCCGCCGAGCTCGCCGCCTTCAAGCAGGGCCACGAGAAGGAGATCAAGGAGTACTACGAGACCAACCGCTTCCTCTACCAGCAGCCCGAGCGCATCCGCGCCCGGCAGATCCTGGTGAAGCTCGCGCCCGAGGCCACGCCCGAGCAGAAGTCCCAGGCGCTCGCGCGCGCCCAGGCCCTGCGTCAGGAGCTCGAGGGCGGCAAGGACTTCGCCACCGTGGCGAGCGCCAGCAGCGAGGACCCGGGCACCAAGGCCAGCGGCGGCGACCTGGGCTGGGTGGAGCGCGGCAACTGGGATCCGGCCCTGGCCAACGCCGCCTTCGCGCTGGAGGCCGGCAAGGTGACCGAGCCGGTGGAGACGCGCTTTGGCGTGCACCTGGTGAAGGTGGAGGAGAAGAAGCCGGCCCAGGACCGCACGCTCGAGCAGGTGCAGGACGAGATTGCCACCTCGCTCTACAAGAAGGACAAGGCCCAGGGCACGGCGCGCGCCGAGGCGGACAAGGCCCTGGCCGCGGCCAAGGGCGGCAAGACGCTCGCCACGCTGTTCCCGCCGGAGAAGGAGGGCCAGCCGGCGCTCCTGCGCTTCGAGACCGAGACGCGCCCGGAGGCCGTGCAGACGGACACCTTCACCGCCGCCGCCTCCAACATCCCCCACCTGGGCCCGGCGCCGGACCTCGTCACCGCCGTGTTCGCCACCAAGGGCCCCGCCCTGCTCGAGCAGGCCTACCCCGTGGGCGAGGGCTTCGTGATCGCCCAGGTGACCGAGCGCCAGCTGCCGGATGACACGAAGTTCGCCGAGAAGAAGACCGAGCTGCGCCAGCAGGCCGAGCAGGCCAAGCAGTACGAGGTGGCCGACTCCTTCCTCAAGGCGCTGCGCCAGAGCGGCAAGGTGGAGACCAACCCCACCGTGCTCGACCAGGCCGTGGGCGGCTAG
- the mreC gene encoding rod shape-determining protein MreC → MLSLLKRYRTLLIVGALLLYPFGSFLTTGRRGREPNVLDRAVIGLTAPLQRGLVGLIDGVKAMVFGYLDLREVRQENEQLRAENLQLRASVQALGEARVENDRLRGLLGYSESSPGPDIAARVIGVNPVSKLLSVRINRGESDGVFRGMSVVTPDGIVGQVVRTTGGWADVVLVTDAQSRVGVRVQRSRSRGTAAGAGKGPLQLENMLRTEDIQEGDLIITSGTDGVYPPGLVVGTVTHLEKTEHGMFLGGDIVPAVDTTRLEEVLVRGNAFGSMAQSQQEGGTR, encoded by the coding sequence GTGTTGTCGCTTCTCAAGCGCTACCGGACGCTACTCATCGTGGGAGCCTTGCTGCTCTACCCGTTCGGGTCCTTCCTGACGACGGGGCGACGCGGCCGGGAGCCCAATGTCTTGGACCGTGCCGTCATCGGCCTGACCGCTCCCTTGCAGCGCGGGCTGGTGGGCCTCATCGATGGGGTGAAGGCCATGGTGTTCGGCTACCTGGACCTGCGGGAGGTCCGCCAGGAGAACGAGCAGCTGCGCGCGGAGAACCTCCAGCTGAGGGCGAGCGTCCAGGCACTGGGCGAGGCCCGGGTGGAGAATGATCGGCTGCGGGGCCTGCTCGGCTACTCGGAGTCCTCGCCGGGGCCGGACATCGCCGCGCGGGTCATCGGGGTCAACCCGGTGAGCAAGCTCCTGTCGGTGCGCATCAACCGGGGCGAGTCGGACGGGGTGTTCCGCGGCATGTCCGTGGTGACGCCCGACGGCATCGTGGGCCAGGTGGTGCGCACGACGGGCGGCTGGGCGGACGTGGTGCTGGTGACGGACGCGCAGAGCCGGGTGGGCGTGCGGGTGCAGCGCTCGCGCTCGCGGGGTACCGCGGCCGGCGCGGGCAAGGGCCCCCTGCAACTGGAGAACATGCTGCGCACCGAGGACATCCAGGAGGGCGACCTCATCATCACCTCGGGCACGGACGGGGTGTATCCGCCGGGCCTGGTGGTAGGCACGGTGACGCACCTGGAGAAGACCGAGCACGGCATGTTCCTGGGCGGAGACATCGTTCCCGCGGTGGACACCACGCGGCTGGAGGAGGTGCTCGTGCGCGGCAACGCCTTTGGCTCCATGGCCCAGTCCCAGCAGGAGGGGGGCACGCGATGA
- the mrdA gene encoding penicillin-binding protein 2, with translation MTTLSETTPGRDLKRRFVWLGLAMVLGMVVLSVQLYRLQITQGEEYAAKSVANFVKEVRLRADRGLIKDRRGAILVDSRPSFDAFITPAFCTNCADEVLPRLGELLGWDEPTRKRMEDQIRIARRAAPFIPLPVRVDLTRDEYDRINARRDMLDGVEVVPVPHRNYRTGSVLSHVLGYMNEINPEELERLNAEGGHYALGDYVGRRGLERSFEYALCGTDGVRKEVVNARGRVLEEFNNKLGQDTMLPSRPGNNLVLSLDMRLQEAAEQAFPGSAGAMVVVDVKTGFIRALVSRPGFDSNLLTGRITPSQMYALARDPLQPMVNRVSANHFSPGSTFKVISTLAAYKSGLFRPESTVTCTGSYRLGARAWRCHKDSGHGPVNGKTALQYSCDSWFYKVADTIGLDPIADMAKSLGMGSPTGIGVLAEVPGIMPSTEYHDKVSPGGYTKGMALNSVMGQGDVNATPLQVVMLYAAIANGGTLFKPQLVERVEGLDGSVVEKFDPQVVRKVTIPEAHRKAVMDALVATVNEPGGTAYRAAAGVREHLKEVVIAGKTGSAQVAAIGAVRLKEHQMDFFQRDHAWFAGIAPADDPEIAIVVLNEHGGHGGADAAPGGMIVLQKYFELKKEDAARAKADTSAPALETAPIQNQGTLSRGTQPPAAGTGGSDAVAH, from the coding sequence TTGACGACCCTCTCCGAGACCACCCCCGGGCGCGACCTCAAGCGCCGCTTCGTCTGGCTGGGCCTGGCCATGGTGCTGGGCATGGTGGTGCTCTCCGTGCAGCTCTACCGGCTGCAGATCACCCAGGGCGAGGAGTACGCGGCCAAGAGCGTGGCCAACTTCGTGAAGGAGGTGCGCCTGCGCGCCGATCGCGGCCTCATCAAGGACCGCCGCGGCGCCATCCTCGTGGACAGCCGCCCCTCCTTCGACGCCTTCATCACCCCGGCCTTCTGCACCAACTGCGCCGACGAGGTGCTGCCGCGCCTGGGTGAGCTGCTCGGCTGGGACGAGCCCACGCGCAAGCGCATGGAGGATCAGATCCGCATCGCCCGCCGCGCCGCGCCCTTCATCCCGCTGCCGGTGCGCGTGGACCTCACCCGGGACGAGTACGACCGCATCAATGCCCGGCGCGACATGCTCGACGGCGTGGAAGTGGTGCCGGTGCCCCACCGCAACTACCGCACCGGGAGCGTGCTGTCGCACGTGCTCGGCTACATGAACGAGATCAATCCGGAGGAGCTCGAGCGGCTCAACGCCGAGGGCGGCCACTACGCGCTGGGCGACTACGTCGGCCGACGCGGCCTGGAGCGCTCGTTCGAGTACGCGCTGTGCGGCACGGACGGGGTGCGCAAGGAGGTCGTCAACGCGCGCGGCCGGGTGCTCGAGGAGTTCAACAACAAGCTGGGCCAGGACACGATGCTGCCCTCGCGGCCGGGCAACAACCTGGTGCTGTCGCTGGACATGCGCCTGCAGGAGGCCGCCGAGCAGGCATTCCCGGGCTCCGCGGGCGCCATGGTGGTGGTGGACGTGAAGACGGGCTTCATCCGCGCGCTGGTGTCGCGCCCCGGCTTCGACTCCAACCTGCTCACCGGCCGCATCACGCCCTCGCAGATGTACGCCCTGGCGCGCGATCCACTCCAGCCCATGGTCAACCGCGTCTCGGCCAACCACTTCAGCCCCGGCTCCACCTTTAAAGTCATCTCCACGCTGGCCGCCTACAAGTCGGGCCTGTTCCGGCCGGAGAGCACCGTCACCTGCACGGGCAGCTACCGGCTCGGCGCGCGGGCCTGGCGCTGCCACAAGGACAGCGGCCACGGCCCCGTCAACGGCAAGACGGCGCTGCAGTACTCGTGCGACTCGTGGTTCTACAAGGTGGCGGACACCATCGGGTTGGATCCCATCGCGGACATGGCCAAGTCGCTGGGCATGGGCTCGCCCACGGGCATTGGCGTGCTCGCCGAGGTGCCCGGCATCATGCCGTCCACCGAGTACCACGACAAGGTGTCCCCCGGCGGCTACACCAAGGGCATGGCGCTCAACAGCGTCATGGGCCAGGGCGACGTGAACGCCACGCCCCTGCAGGTGGTGATGCTCTACGCGGCCATCGCCAACGGCGGCACGCTGTTCAAGCCCCAGCTCGTCGAGCGTGTGGAGGGCCTGGATGGCAGCGTGGTGGAGAAGTTCGACCCGCAGGTGGTGCGCAAGGTGACGATCCCCGAGGCGCACCGCAAGGCGGTGATGGATGCGCTCGTGGCCACGGTGAACGAGCCGGGCGGCACGGCCTATCGCGCCGCCGCGGGCGTGCGCGAGCACCTCAAGGAAGTGGTGATCGCGGGCAAGACGGGCAGCGCGCAGGTGGCGGCCATCGGCGCGGTGCGTCTCAAGGAGCACCAGATGGACTTCTTCCAGCGCGACCACGCGTGGTTCGCGGGCATCGCCCCGGCAGATGATCCGGAGATCGCCATCGTGGTGCTCAACGAGCACGGCGGCCACGGTGGCGCCGACGCCGCGCCCGGCGGCATGATCGTCCTGCAGAAGTACTTCGAGCTGAAGAAGGAGGACGCCGCGAGGGCCAAGGCGGACACGTCCGCCCCGGCGCTGGAGACCGCGCCCATCCAGAACCAGGGCACGCTGTCCCGGGGCACGCAGCCCCCGGCGGCCGGAACGGGAGGCTCGGATGCAGTTGCGCATTGA
- the rodA gene encoding rod shape-determining protein RodA — translation MQLRIERRMLPHVPWGLILSVLAVMGLGIFNLASASRSQASPVWTSQAAYVGVSILAALVVCLVDYRVIKNMALPIYVLNIVALLALRLFGHKAKGAESWFVVGPIRIQPAEFMKIGVLLMLAKVYHDDFKPGEGSYGIKRLIKPVLVVMVPTTLVLVQPDLGTALMMLLSSATVILFGKVRWYLVAVIVVGFLSGAGIIWNDYVREMPEPRTTVVRHLLKPHQSKRISGWLDPESDLRGSGYHAAQSKIAVGSGGLHGKGWKEGTQTGLSFLPEQHTDFIFSVWAEEHGFLKCVLLLVLYGLVFVLGLGVGFTARDRFGAFAAVGVVAMIFWQVFENIGMVIGLLPVTGITLPLLSYGGSSLVSVMLCIGLLVNISMRRHMF, via the coding sequence ATGCAGTTGCGCATTGAGCGCCGCATGCTGCCCCACGTCCCGTGGGGCCTGATTCTCAGCGTGCTGGCGGTGATGGGGCTGGGCATCTTCAACCTGGCCTCGGCCTCGCGCTCGCAGGCCTCGCCGGTGTGGACGAGCCAGGCGGCCTACGTGGGCGTCAGCATCCTGGCCGCGCTCGTGGTGTGTCTGGTGGACTACCGCGTCATCAAGAACATGGCGCTGCCCATCTACGTGCTCAACATCGTGGCGCTCCTGGCGCTGCGGCTGTTCGGGCACAAGGCCAAGGGCGCGGAGAGCTGGTTCGTCGTCGGCCCCATCCGTATCCAGCCCGCCGAGTTCATGAAGATCGGCGTGCTGCTCATGCTCGCCAAGGTCTACCACGACGACTTCAAGCCGGGGGAGGGCTCCTACGGCATCAAGCGCCTCATCAAGCCGGTGCTCGTGGTGATGGTGCCCACCACGCTCGTGCTGGTGCAGCCGGACCTGGGCACGGCGTTGATGATGCTGTTGTCCTCGGCCACGGTCATCCTGTTCGGCAAGGTGCGCTGGTACCTGGTGGCGGTGATCGTCGTGGGCTTCCTCTCCGGCGCGGGCATCATCTGGAACGACTACGTGCGCGAGATGCCCGAGCCGCGCACCACCGTCGTGCGCCACTTGCTCAAGCCGCACCAGAGCAAGCGCATCTCCGGGTGGTTGGATCCGGAGTCGGACCTGCGCGGCAGCGGCTACCACGCCGCCCAGTCGAAGATCGCCGTGGGCTCCGGCGGCCTGCATGGCAAGGGATGGAAGGAGGGCACCCAGACGGGTCTGTCCTTCCTGCCCGAGCAGCACACGGACTTCATCTTCTCCGTGTGGGCCGAGGAGCACGGCTTCCTCAAGTGCGTGCTGCTCTTGGTGCTCTACGGGCTCGTCTTCGTGCTGGGCCTGGGCGTGGGCTTCACCGCGCGCGACCGCTTCGGCGCCTTCGCTGCCGTGGGCGTGGTGGCGATGATCTTCTGGCAGGTGTTCGAGAACATCGGGATGGTGATTGGCCTGCTGCCGGTGACGGGCATCACCCTGCCGCTGTTGAGCTATGGCGGCTCGTCGCTGGTGAGCGTGATGCTCTGCATCGGCCTGCTCGTGAACATCAGCATGCGCCGCCACATGTTCTGA